One stretch of Miscanthus floridulus cultivar M001 chromosome 18, ASM1932011v1, whole genome shotgun sequence DNA includes these proteins:
- the LOC136520280 gene encoding protein KINASE OF THE OUTER CHLOROPLAST MEMBRANE 1-like yields the protein MAGQSSDSNPTDAFEEYMLLEKDPDLYRMVFSGPSQISPWIDPSVLNLKHRIGRGPFGDVWIATHHQRMEDYDRYHEVAVKMLHPIKEDQLQFFSARFDEIFSKCQGLGNVCFLHGISTQNGRICIAMKFYEGSIGDKMARLKGGKLPLLEVLRYGADLARSVLDLHTREILILNLKPCNFLIDENDRAVLGDFGIPSLLFGLSLPNPDLIQRLGTPNYMAPEQWQPNIRGPISYETDSWGFACSILEMLSGIQPWRGKSADEIYQLVVLKKEKPIFPYSLPPDIENVLSGCFEYDFRKRPLMKDILHAFESAKDADHDNIGWDNSENVMVDRLAMANRINWLHFKDKLQVGDKVRSRKLKNSCSPETMEIPDGTIVGIEDDGERDPYILVRVLGLHDPLKVRCSTVERVTYGFAAGDWVRLREEDKKRSQVGILHSIDRDGAVTVGLIGMDTLWKGNYTDLQMAQAYCVGQFVRLKANISSPRFEWQRKRGGGLATGRISQIHPNGCLAVKFPGKFNLGEVCSCLADPSEVEVVSFDKCEGIVKKYEHLEDFHWAVRPLFIAIGFFTALKLGVFVGKSIARPRSRKVASISDQSGDYEQQQVQNNANGAWLPPPVANMLFGDVVGTSG from the exons ATGGCAGGACAAAGCTCCGACTCAAATCCCACCGATGCATTCGAGGAGTACATGCTGCTTGAGAAGGATCCTGATCTCTACCGGATGGTTTTCTCTGGCCCGAGCCAGATAAGCCCATGGATTGACCCGAGTGTGCTAAACCTGAAGCACCGGATAGGGAGAGGTCCATTTGGGGATGTCTGGATAGCAACTCATCATCAGAGGATGGAGGATTATGATCGGTACCACGAGGTCGCAGTGAAGATGCTGCATCCAATTAAAGAGGACCAGCTGCAGTTCTTCTCAGCGAGGTTTGATGAGATATTCAGCAAATGTCAGGGTCTTGGCAATGTTTGTTTCTTGCATGGCATATCGACACAGAATGGGAGG ATTTGTATAGCTATGAAATTCTATGAAGGATCCATCGGAGACAAGATGGCTCGGCTTAAAGGTGGAAAGCTCCCTTTGTTAGAAGTTTTAAG ATATGGGGCTGATTTGGCACGCAGTGTACTAGACCTACACACCAGGGAGATATTGATCCTAAATCTGAAACCTTGCAATTTTCTCATAGACGAAAATGACCGTGCTGTGCTGGGGGATTTTGGGATTCCATCCCTGCTGTTTGGCCTTTCATTACCTAATCCGGACCTTATCCAGAGGCTTGGAACTCCAAATTACATGGCTCCAGAACAATGGCAACCAAACATCAGAGGTCCGATTAGTTATGAAACTGATTCATGGGGTTTTGCGTGCAGCATCCTTGAGATGCTGAGTGGCATTCAGCCATGGCGTGGAAAATCAGCAGATGAGATTTATCAGTTGGTTGTTTTGAAGAAAGAAAAGCCAATATTCCCATACAGTCTGCCTCCAGACATTGAAAATGTGCTTTCTGGATGCTTTGAATATGACTTCAGAAAACGTCCCTTGATGAAAGACATTTTGCATGCATTTGAGAG tgCTAAAGATGCAGATCATGACAACATTGGTTGGGACAACTCTGAAAATGTAATGGTAGACAGGCTAGCCATGGCAAATCGCATTAACTGGTTGCACTTTAAGGACAAGCTTCAAGTGGGTGACAAGGTCCGTTCAAGAAAGCTTAAAAACTCTTGCAGTCCTGAAACTATGGAAATCCCTGATGGAACCATAGTTGGCATTGAGGATGATGGAGAGCGTGATCCTTACATTCTTGTACGAGTCCTTGGGCTACACGACCCTTTAAAGGTTCGCTGTTCAACAGTGGAGAGGGTAACATATGGTTTTGCTGCTGGAGACTGGGTACGGCTGAGGGAGGAGGACAAGAAGCGCTCTCAGGTTGGCATTCTTCATAGCATTGACCGTGACGGTGCAGTGACTGTTGGTCTGATAGGAATGGATACCCTTTGGAAGGGTAATTATACAGATCTCCAAATGGCTCAAGCCTACTGTGTTGGACAGTTTGTGCGCCTAAAGGCCAACATTTCAAGCCCAAGGTTTGAATGGCAGCGAAAGAGGGGTGGAGGATTAGCCACAGGTCGAATTTCACAGATACATCCGAATGGGTGTCTTGCCGTGAAATTTCCTGGCAAATTTAATCTTGGTGAAGTATGCAGTTGCTTGGCAGATCCCTCTGAGGTGGAGGTGGTGAGCTTTGACAAGTGCGAGGGGATTGTTAAGAAGTATGAGCATCTCGAGGACTTCCATTGGGCAGTGAGGCCCCTGTTCATTGCTATTGGTTTCTTCACCGCTCTCAAGCTGGGTGTTTTTGTTGGGAAGAGCATTGCGAGGCCAAGGAGTCGGAAGGTTGCCAGCATCTCCGATCAGAGTGGTGATTACGAGCAACAACAGGTGCAAAACAATGCTAATGGGGCGTGGCTTCCACCACCAGTTGCAAACATGCTTTTTGGAGATGTTGTTGGGACTTCTGGATAA
- the LOC136522204 gene encoding elongator complex protein 4-like, translated as MAAAGGRTLGRSSFSRATSNPVTSSYGAAGVKIGPNGAAFVSSGIPDLDRILGGGFLLGSVVMIMEDADAPHHLLLLRCFMSQGVVHKQPLLFSGAMKEPRLFLGTLPAQVSSSKEDGRHRAMGAAASSDGRANDEGLRIAWQYKKYFGDDSRAEHKDNKQEFSNDFDLRKPLERHLLNGQNIECVSIQDADSLSGLQDCCSAFLSKLPRKDAGSLTAGRIAIQSLCAPQCRYFEKDWDMVSFIRSLKAMVRSSNSVAVITFPSTVLSNSFCKRWQHLADTLLSIKAIPDEDKDLAKLLTGYQDMVGFLHVHKVAQTNSQVPVILEASTLSLKLRKRRSLVLERLNQAPVDGSSGPSSAASSSCSSQGSQLDF; from the exons atggccgccgccggtgGCCGAACCCTTGGCCGGAGCAGCTTCTCCCGCGCCACATCCAACCCTGTGACCTCATCATACGGCGCCGCCGGCGTGAAGATTGGCCCAAACGGTGCCGCTTTCGTCTCCTCGGGCATCCCGGACCTCGACA GGATTTTGGGTGGTGGATTCCTTCTCGGCTCAGTTGTAATGATCATGGAGGATGCTGATGCGCCACACCACCTCCTGCTTCTTCGGTGCTTCATGTCTCAGGGTGTTGTGCACAAACAGCCCCTGCTCTTTTCAGGAGCTATGAAGGAGCCACGGTTGTTCCTTGGTACACTACCTGCTCAAGTTTCATCTTCAAAGGAGGATGGACGACACAGAGCAATGGGGGCTGCAGCAAGTAGTGATGGACGAGCAAAT GATGAGGGTTTGAGGATAGCTTGGCAGTACAAGAAATACTTTGGGGATGACTCTCGTGCTGAACATAAAG ACAATAAGCAGGAATTTAGCAATGATTTTGATTTGAGGAAGCCCTTGGAAAGGCATTTACTTAATGGGCAGAATATTGAATGTGTAAGCATTCAAGATGCTGACAGTCTCAGCGGCCTCCAGGATTGTTGTTCTGCTTTCTTATCCAAGCTTCCAAG AAAAGATGCTGGGAGTTTAACTGCTGGGAGAATTGCTATACAATCACTCTGTGCACCGCAGTGTAGATACTTTGAGAAG GACTGGGACATGGTCTCATTTATCAGATCACTGAAGGCCATGGTGCGCTCATCTAACTCTGTTGCTGTTATAACATTTCCGAGTACAGTTCTGTCAAATTCGTTCTGTAAGAGATGGCAGCACCTGGCAGATACACTGCTGTCCATCAAAGCAATTCCAG ATGAGGACAAAGACTTGGCAAAACTGCTCACAGGATATCAAGATATGGTTGGTTTTTTGCATGTCCACAAGGTGGCACAAACTAATAGTCAG GTCCCTGTGATCTTAGAGGCATCCACACTTTCTCTTAAGCTACGAAAGAGGAGGTCACTGGTGCTGGAACGGTTGAACCAGGCTCCAGTTGATGGGTCAAGCGGGCCTTCATCTGCTGCATCAAGTAGTTGCTCGTCACAAGGTTCACAGCTTGATTTCTAA